One segment of Fuscovulum ytuae DNA contains the following:
- a CDS encoding urease accessory protein UreF: protein MTAALMTLVQWLSPAFPTGAFAYSHGMEQVIADGGIRSGVDLESWLSDVLRFGAGKQDAILLSAALENGADWDALATLCIALQPSAERLREVAEQGAAFAHTVAALTHTVVPERPLPVAVGAAAAGLGLQKHEVIALYLHAFASNLVSAAVRFVPLGQNDGQAALSRLHPLIAQLAEEAALLSVDDISSAALGADLAAMRHEGMDVRIFKT from the coding sequence GTGACCGCCGCCCTGATGACACTGGTGCAATGGCTATCCCCTGCTTTTCCGACGGGAGCCTTTGCCTATTCGCACGGGATGGAGCAGGTGATCGCCGACGGTGGCATCCGATCTGGCGTCGATCTGGAAAGCTGGCTGTCGGATGTACTTCGGTTCGGGGCGGGCAAGCAGGATGCCATCCTCCTTTCTGCCGCGCTGGAAAACGGGGCGGATTGGGATGCGTTGGCCACGCTTTGCATCGCCCTTCAACCTTCGGCGGAACGGCTGCGTGAGGTGGCCGAACAGGGCGCGGCTTTCGCTCATACTGTGGCCGCCCTTACACATACCGTCGTGCCTGAACGCCCCCTGCCCGTAGCGGTTGGTGCCGCAGCCGCGGGACTGGGGCTGCAAAAGCACGAAGTGATCGCGCTTTACCTGCATGCCTTTGCTTCGAACCTTGTCTCGGCGGCGGTTCGTTTCGTTCCTTTGGGTCAGAATGACGGGCAGGCGGCGCTGTCGCGCCTGCATCCTCTTATTGCGCAGCTTGCAGAAGAGGCGGCGCTTTTGAGCGTCGATGATATATCGAGCGCGGCCTTGGGCGCCGATCTGGCCGCGATGCGGCATGAAGGCATGGATGTGAGGATCTTCAAAACATGA
- the ureG gene encoding urease accessory protein UreG: protein MKANGPLRVGIGGPVGVGKTTLTEQLCRALAHRCSMAVITNDIYTREDAEYLMRAQVLPVERIRGVETGGCPHTAIREDASINLAAVADLRGAFPDLDLILIESGGDNLAATYSPELADLTIYVIDTAAGQDIPRKRGPGVTRSDLLVVNKTDLAPYVGVDPVLLEEDTKRARGQRPYVMARLRQGLGVPEVVDFLCREGGLVLAA, encoded by the coding sequence ATGAAAGCGAACGGACCCTTGCGCGTGGGGATCGGTGGGCCGGTCGGCGTGGGCAAGACGACCCTGACAGAGCAGTTGTGCCGTGCCTTGGCGCATCGCTGTTCCATGGCTGTGATCACCAATGACATCTACACGCGCGAGGATGCTGAATATCTGATGCGCGCGCAGGTCCTGCCCGTGGAACGCATCCGGGGGGTCGAAACGGGGGGGTGCCCCCATACGGCGATCCGCGAAGACGCCTCGATCAACCTTGCTGCGGTGGCCGATCTGCGTGGGGCTTTTCCGGATCTTGACTTGATCCTTATCGAAAGCGGCGGGGATAACTTGGCCGCGACCTATAGCCCGGAATTGGCGGACCTAACCATCTACGTGATCGACACGGCGGCGGGGCAGGATATCCCCCGCAAGCGCGGGCCGGGCGTCACGCGGTCGGACCTTCTGGTCGTGAACAAGACAGACCTTGCGCCCTATGTGGGCGTCGACCCGGTTTTGCTGGAAGAGGATACAAAGCGCGCGCGGGGGCAACGGCCCTATGTCATGGCGCGTCTGCGGCAGGGCCTAGGTGTGCCAGAGGTGGTGGATTTCCTCTGCCGCGAAGGTGGGTTGGTGCTGGCTGCCTGA
- the urtA gene encoding urea ABC transporter substrate-binding protein, whose protein sequence is MNGIKGMMLGGAMGMALATTALAQDETIKVGVLHSLSGTMAISETTLKDTMLMLIEEQNAKGGLLGKQLEAVVVDPASDWPLFAEKARELLTVSNVDVMFGCWTSVSRKSVLPVIEELNGLLFYPVQYEGEESSKNVFYTGAAPNQQAIPATDYFLEELGVEKFALLGTDYVYPRTTNNILESYLISKGIPKEDIFVNYTPFGHSDWSKIVADVVALGADGKKVGVISTINGDANIGFYKELAAAGVSADEIPVVAFSVGEEELSGLDTSNLAGHLAAWNYFQSADTPANAAFIEKWKAFAGADRVTNDPMEAHVIGFNMWVQAVEKAGTTDVDAVREAMYGLEVPNLTGGIAKMLPNHHLTKPVLIGEIRADGQFDIISQTEPVAGDAWTDFLPESAVLEADWQTLDCGMYNTQTKTCVQIKSNY, encoded by the coding sequence ATGAACGGGATCAAGGGGATGATGCTGGGCGGTGCGATGGGCATGGCCCTTGCAACCACCGCGCTGGCACAAGATGAGACGATCAAGGTCGGCGTCCTGCACTCGCTGTCGGGCACGATGGCGATTTCCGAGACGACGCTGAAAGACACGATGCTGATGCTGATCGAGGAGCAGAACGCCAAGGGCGGGCTCTTGGGCAAGCAGCTTGAGGCGGTCGTTGTCGACCCGGCCTCGGATTGGCCGCTTTTCGCGGAAAAGGCGCGCGAGTTGCTGACCGTGTCCAATGTGGATGTGATGTTTGGCTGCTGGACCTCCGTCAGCCGCAAGTCGGTTTTGCCGGTGATCGAGGAACTGAACGGGCTTCTGTTCTATCCGGTGCAGTATGAGGGCGAAGAATCCTCGAAGAACGTCTTCTACACCGGCGCCGCGCCGAACCAGCAGGCGATCCCGGCCACCGACTATTTCCTTGAAGAACTTGGCGTTGAGAAATTCGCCCTGCTGGGCACGGACTATGTCTATCCGCGCACCACGAACAACATTCTGGAATCTTACCTGATCTCCAAGGGTATTCCGAAGGAAGACATCTTCGTGAACTACACGCCCTTTGGCCATTCCGACTGGTCCAAGATCGTGGCCGATGTCGTGGCGCTGGGCGCGGATGGCAAGAAGGTTGGCGTGATCTCCACCATCAACGGGGATGCCAATATCGGCTTCTACAAGGAACTGGCTGCCGCTGGCGTTTCGGCGGATGAAATCCCTGTCGTGGCCTTCTCGGTCGGGGAAGAGGAACTGTCGGGTCTGGATACTTCGAACCTCGCCGGCCACCTTGCCGCGTGGAACTACTTCCAATCCGCAGATACCCCTGCAAATGCGGCCTTCATCGAAAAGTGGAAGGCTTTCGCAGGTGCTGATCGTGTGACCAACGACCCGATGGAAGCCCATGTCATCGGCTTCAACATGTGGGTACAGGCTGTTGAAAAGGCCGGGACCACGGATGTGGATGCGGTGCGCGAAGCGATGTACGGCCTTGAAGTGCCGAACCTGACCGGTGGTATCGCCAAGATGCTGCCGAACCACCACCTGACCAAGCCGGTTCTGATCGGCGAGATTCGGGCGGATGGTCAGTTTGACATCATCAGCCAAACCGAACCTGTTGCGGGTGACGCTTGGACCGACTTCCTGCCGGAATCGGCGGTGCTTGAGGCGGATTGGCAGACCCTGGACTGCGGGATGTACAATACGCAGACGAAGACCTGCGTTCAGATCAAGTCGAACTACTGA
- a CDS encoding urease accessory protein UreE — protein sequence MADYPNAMALVRAAERAGRAVVDQVVLGYEDRFLRRKRLMTEGGQGVLVNLAETVSAEAGDAFELLDGRLILIEAAAEPVLEVRGDLPRLAWHIGNRHTPCEIATDHLVIRDDHVLKAMLLQLGAQVTHAMAPFRPEGGAYGHGRTMGHDHGHGHVPHVFSLSHGHGPLNVQTHAFRRVEDEPEPAEE from the coding sequence GTGCGGGCGGCGGAACGGGCCGGTCGTGCTGTGGTGGATCAGGTGGTGCTTGGCTACGAAGATCGTTTCCTGCGGCGCAAGCGGCTGATGACCGAAGGCGGGCAGGGGGTTCTGGTGAACCTTGCGGAAACGGTAAGTGCCGAGGCCGGCGATGCCTTTGAATTGTTGGATGGGCGGCTGATCCTGATTGAAGCGGCTGCAGAGCCGGTGCTGGAAGTGCGAGGTGATCTTCCCCGTCTTGCCTGGCACATCGGTAACCGTCACACGCCGTGCGAGATCGCGACTGACCATCTGGTGATCCGCGACGACCATGTGCTGAAGGCCATGCTTTTGCAGTTGGGCGCACAGGTGACCCATGCGATGGCCCCCTTCCGGCCTGAAGGCGGGGCCTATGGGCACGGGCGCACGATGGGCCATGACCATGGCCACGGGCATGTGCCGCATGTCTTTTCTCTCTCGCATGGCCATGGCCCCCTGAATGTGCAGACCCATGCCTTTCGCCGTGTCGAAGATGAGCCGGAGCCAGCAGAAGAGTGA
- the urtB gene encoding urea ABC transporter permease subunit UrtB, whose protein sequence is MRHFLLSLATALLLAFPGLAQAQSSATEILNENSDLVEKPTRAKIAPVIEALAASGDPVAATVLAAWAEKGLGLRKSDGTFFLIEASGDTWLLRDITGADAGTAPKSDVVELRPNAGVRGLIATALVQFTLSDPDPAKRAEALTSIARDPEESHLDPLRAAIPGETDPALKARKERLERLLTLRFDPDSAERVAAIEGFGADLGLDLRGALNPLLATSRIAFTGDLSDGSNLARELEPGKDLSEVEAYDLLVAAGMAPARLTVEEARTALLANIVDGAVAGIPVADLGTQEARDRAYTALEAAGSVPAAATDAEVEAAIAAHRFAEVYAEPDPAVTTAAKAALDKIGTKVGAMQAADLALDAISLASIYFLAAIGLAITFGVMRVINMAHGEFIMMGAYTGYVVQLFITNYTLSILIALPLAFAVTFAAGVAMERLVIRHLYKRPLETLLATFGISIALQQIAKNIFGTQARPLTAPGWLDGALTFNDVVSISYIRIAIFVLAMVFLLFFLWLMKRTRLGLEVRAVTQNPSMAASMGINPDRINMLTFGIGSGIAGIAGVAIGLFAKVTSELGSDYIVQSFMTVVVGGVGNIWGTLAGAALIGALQKGIEWLNPSNTLAAQTYMILFIILFIQFRPRGIIALKGRAAGD, encoded by the coding sequence ATGCGACATTTCCTTCTTTCCCTAGCCACGGCGCTGCTGCTGGCCTTTCCGGGGTTGGCGCAAGCGCAGAGTTCGGCGACCGAAATCCTGAATGAAAACAGTGATTTGGTCGAAAAGCCGACACGGGCCAAAATCGCCCCGGTGATCGAGGCTTTGGCAGCCAGCGGCGACCCTGTGGCGGCAACAGTGCTGGCCGCTTGGGCCGAAAAGGGCTTGGGCTTACGCAAGTCCGACGGCACGTTCTTCCTGATCGAGGCCAGCGGCGATACGTGGCTCTTGCGGGATATCACCGGGGCCGATGCGGGAACGGCCCCGAAATCCGACGTGGTGGAGTTGCGCCCTAATGCGGGGGTGCGGGGTTTGATCGCAACCGCGCTTGTGCAATTCACCCTGTCTGACCCCGATCCGGCAAAGCGGGCCGAAGCGCTGACCTCTATCGCGCGCGACCCGGAGGAGTCGCATCTGGACCCTTTGCGCGCGGCCATTCCGGGCGAGACGGACCCGGCCTTGAAGGCAAGGAAAGAGCGGCTGGAGCGCCTGCTGACCCTGCGCTTCGACCCTGATAGCGCGGAGCGAGTGGCCGCGATTGAAGGCTTTGGCGCCGATCTCGGCCTTGATCTGCGTGGTGCGTTGAACCCATTGCTTGCCACTTCGCGCATCGCCTTTACGGGTGATCTGTCTGACGGCAGCAACCTCGCGCGAGAGCTGGAGCCGGGGAAAGACCTGTCCGAGGTTGAAGCCTACGACCTGCTGGTTGCCGCAGGCATGGCCCCGGCGCGGCTGACAGTGGAAGAGGCGCGGACGGCACTTCTGGCCAACATCGTTGATGGGGCAGTGGCTGGCATCCCTGTGGCTGACCTGGGCACCCAAGAGGCCCGCGACCGCGCCTATACCGCCCTTGAAGCGGCAGGCAGCGTGCCTGCGGCCGCAACCGACGCAGAGGTGGAAGCTGCAATAGCCGCCCATCGCTTTGCCGAAGTCTATGCGGAACCTGACCCTGCCGTGACGACGGCTGCAAAGGCCGCCCTAGACAAGATCGGCACCAAGGTCGGCGCGATGCAGGCGGCAGACCTTGCCCTTGATGCGATCTCGCTCGCCTCGATCTATTTCCTTGCGGCCATCGGCCTTGCCATCACCTTCGGCGTGATGCGCGTCATCAATATGGCGCATGGCGAATTCATCATGATGGGGGCTTATACGGGCTATGTCGTCCAGCTGTTCATCACGAATTATACCCTTTCCATCCTGATCGCATTGCCATTGGCGTTTGCCGTGACCTTTGCGGCGGGCGTGGCAATGGAAAGGTTGGTGATCCGCCACCTGTACAAGCGACCGCTTGAGACGCTGCTAGCGACCTTCGGCATTTCCATCGCATTGCAGCAGATCGCCAAAAACATCTTCGGCACGCAAGCCCGCCCTCTGACCGCGCCCGGTTGGCTGGACGGCGCGCTGACCTTCAACGACGTGGTGTCGATCAGCTATATCCGTATCGCGATCTTCGTTCTGGCGATGGTGTTCCTGCTGTTCTTCCTTTGGCTTATGAAGCGCACGCGACTGGGGCTAGAGGTGCGGGCGGTGACGCAAAACCCGTCTATGGCCGCCAGCATGGGCATCAACCCTGACCGGATCAACATGCTGACCTTCGGGATCGGGTCCGGTATCGCGGGAATCGCAGGCGTGGCCATCGGCCTTTTCGCCAAGGTCACTTCGGAGCTTGGGTCCGATTACATCGTGCAAAGCTTCATGACCGTGGTTGTGGGGGGCGTGGGCAATATCTGGGGCACGCTTGCCGGGGCTGCACTGATCGGGGCTTTGCAAAAGGGGATCGAATGGTTGAACCCGTCCAACACATTGGCGGCGCAGACATATATGATCCTGTTTATCATCCTTTTCATCCAATTCCGTCCGCGGGGGATCATCGCCCTCAAGGGCCGCGCGGCGGGGGATTGA